From a region of the Mucilaginibacter auburnensis genome:
- a CDS encoding type II toxin-antitoxin system VapC family toxin encodes MVLCDTNILIHAFNGRQNTIDKLHEIGLHQVTLSVITVMELYQGMSNKAELAQMKRKIKYYDVIEIDTEISKLATTLIENFKLSHGLQIPDAIIAATAVIYQIPLFTYNIKDFNFIPDIRLVQ; translated from the coding sequence ATGGTTTTATGTGATACCAATATTCTTATACATGCGTTTAACGGTAGGCAGAATACTATTGACAAACTGCATGAGATCGGCTTACACCAGGTGACCCTTTCGGTAATAACGGTGATGGAACTTTATCAGGGCATGAGCAATAAGGCTGAGCTTGCCCAAATGAAACGAAAAATAAAGTATTACGATGTAATTGAAATAGACACCGAAATCTCTAAACTGGCAACTACATTGATAGAAAACTTTAAGTTAAGCCACGGCTTACAAATACCTGATGCTATTATTGCCGCTACAGCAGTTATTTATCAAATCCCCCTTTTTACGTATAACATTAAAGATTTTAACTTTATACCTGATATAAGGTTAGTTCAATAG
- the mce gene encoding methylmalonyl-CoA epimerase: MELYGTNNLQYLDMNKIEHIGIAVKDMASSIMLYEKLLGTSVYKIETVEREQVNTAFLQTGPNKIELLEALSDDSAIAHFLNKKGEGIHHIAFEVDNIVAEMQRLKNEGFVLLSDEPKPGADNKLVCFVHPKSAGGVLVELVQENS; encoded by the coding sequence ATGGAATTGTACGGAACTAATAATTTACAATATTTGGACATGAACAAAATTGAGCACATAGGCATAGCGGTTAAAGATATGGCCTCATCCATAATGCTGTACGAAAAGCTCCTCGGTACAAGCGTTTACAAAATAGAAACTGTAGAGCGTGAACAGGTAAATACCGCCTTTTTGCAAACAGGGCCTAATAAAATTGAACTGTTGGAGGCCTTGTCAGATGATAGCGCGATTGCTCATTTTTTAAATAAAAAAGGCGAGGGTATACATCACATTGCTTTTGAGGTTGATAATATTGTGGCTGAGATGCAACGACTTAAAAATGAAGGCTTTGTTTTGTTAAGCGATGAGCCAAAACCGGGTGCTGATAATAAGCTGGTTTGCTTTGTGCATCCAAAGAGTGCGGGTGGGGTGCTGGTGGAGTTGGTGCAGGAAAACAGTTAG
- a CDS encoding HAD family hydrolase, whose translation MNIKVIAFDADDTLWVNEPYFRASEEKFCALMAEYASERDLERELLKVEIANLGLYGYGIKGFILSMMEAALHISGGTINAACVQEILSLGRQMLNQPIELLDGVKDVLEALKPKYRLVVATKGDLLDQERKLKKSGLTDYFHHVEVMSEKDEPNYLKLLKHLDIQPEEFLMIGNSLKSDVLPVLNIGSHAIHVPFHITWAHEQIEHSVDNERFRNIEGIREVLSML comes from the coding sequence ATGAATATCAAAGTAATAGCTTTTGATGCTGATGATACCTTGTGGGTAAACGAACCTTATTTCCGTGCATCTGAAGAAAAGTTTTGCGCGTTGATGGCGGAGTATGCATCTGAGCGCGACCTGGAGCGGGAGTTGCTTAAAGTTGAAATAGCCAATTTAGGTTTATATGGTTACGGTATAAAAGGCTTCATCCTTTCCATGATGGAGGCAGCGCTGCACATAAGCGGCGGAACTATTAACGCGGCTTGTGTGCAGGAAATACTAAGCCTAGGCAGGCAAATGCTTAACCAACCTATTGAGCTTTTAGATGGTGTTAAAGATGTACTGGAAGCGCTTAAGCCCAAATACCGTTTAGTGGTTGCAACTAAAGGCGACTTGCTCGATCAGGAGCGTAAACTCAAAAAATCGGGCTTGACGGACTATTTTCACCATGTGGAAGTAATGTCTGAAAAAGATGAACCTAACTACCTCAAGTTATTAAAACATTTGGATATACAACCCGAAGAGTTTTTGATGATAGGTAACTCATTAAAAAGCGATGTATTACCGGTACTGAACATCGGCAGCCATGCCATACATGTACCCTTCCATATTACCTGGGCACATGAGCAGATAGAACACAGCGTAGATAACGAGCGTTTTAGAAATATAGAGGGGATAAGGGAGGTGCTGAGCATGTTATAG
- a CDS encoding GlmU family protein yields the protein MAIILFDDNAHQTLRPLTFTRPVADLRIGILTIAEKWSQYLNTTHSFLTQPYLQEKFPLTKSSNAVYINGSVCPDECLLEAIDGLKQGEALKHQGLLIAAKVDGLTSDTAFEREVEYGQSFIAIKYPEDIFNKNNVELRKDFALITKGRTSASLTSTNTIIGNDLFAEDGVTAECSTFNTTNGPIYLGKHSEVWEGTNIRGSFALCDHSQVKMGAKIYGATTVGPYSRVGGEISNAVIWGFSSKGHDGFLGNSVMGEWCNIGADSNNSNLKNNYQEVKLWDYPSKRFRKTGLQFCGLIMGDHSKCGINTMFNTGTVVGVSANVFGSTMPLNFIPDFGWGGGSEFETYSLKKMFDTAELVYPRRDRVFDDVEKRILEQVFEQTKDYREIF from the coding sequence ATGGCAATTATCCTGTTTGACGATAACGCGCATCAAACCCTACGTCCGTTAACTTTTACCCGCCCGGTTGCCGATCTGCGTATCGGTATACTAACCATTGCCGAAAAGTGGTCGCAATACCTCAATACCACGCATTCCTTTTTAACACAGCCGTATTTGCAGGAAAAATTCCCGCTTACAAAAAGCAGTAATGCCGTTTATATAAACGGATCTGTTTGTCCGGATGAGTGTTTGCTGGAAGCTATTGATGGTTTAAAGCAAGGCGAGGCGCTAAAACATCAGGGCTTGCTCATTGCTGCAAAAGTTGATGGGTTAACCTCAGACACCGCTTTTGAGCGGGAAGTTGAATACGGCCAGTCATTCATCGCCATAAAATACCCAGAAGATATATTTAACAAGAACAACGTTGAGTTGCGTAAAGACTTTGCATTGATAACCAAAGGCCGCACCAGCGCTTCATTAACCTCAACCAATACAATAATAGGGAATGATCTTTTTGCTGAAGATGGTGTAACTGCCGAGTGTTCAACCTTTAACACTACTAATGGCCCTATTTATCTAGGCAAGCATTCAGAAGTTTGGGAAGGCACTAATATCCGTGGCAGCTTTGCATTATGCGACCATTCGCAAGTTAAAATGGGGGCCAAAATTTACGGTGCCACAACCGTTGGGCCTTATAGCAGAGTGGGAGGAGAGATCAGTAATGCCGTTATATGGGGTTTTTCTTCAAAGGGCCATGATGGCTTTTTGGGGAATTCGGTAATGGGGGAGTGGTGCAATATAGGTGCTGATAGCAATAACTCTAACCTAAAGAATAACTATCAGGAAGTGAAGCTGTGGGATTACCCTTCAAAGCGCTTCCGTAAAACAGGGTTGCAGTTTTGCGGCCTCATAATGGGCGATCATTCCAAATGCGGCATCAATACTATGTTCAATACGGGTACCGTAGTAGGGGTAAGCGCAAATGTATTTGGTTCAACTATGCCACTCAACTTTATACCTGATTTTGGCTGGGGTGGCGGCAGCGAGTTTGAAACGTACTCGTTGAAAAAAATGTTTGATACTGCCGAACTGGTTTACCCACGCCGTGACCGTGTTTTCGACGATGTAGAAAAACGCATACTGGAGCAGGTTTTTGAGCAGACTAAAGATTATAGAGAGATTTTTTAA
- a CDS encoding AMP-dependent synthetase/ligase, with the protein MSTLNERPTIPSLIRYLVKNIHPDTHPFLSHKVGNEWVDITYGEALEKIDAISAWFLSIGIKKGDRLALIMENGPDYIYYDQALQQIGAVNTSIYPTLSEAEVEYILNDSGAKTILVGTPFLFRKVINIADNCPELIRIIACDRAENRKDKFTLKAGVTGLNAVIEEGRKIINEYRPTINSAREAILPSDLSCLIYTSGTTGTPKGVMLTHYNLVENVRTSLIQIPVVEKTDLFLSFLPLSHVFERTATYHICLYAGCKIAFAQSLDLLARNMGEVKPTIMNCVPRLLERIHDKAMKSGTEAGGMKAKIFLWALKIGREYRVSKEAGKSPGMILSAQYALAEKLVFSKIKEKTGGRLKFMISGGGALPKNIGEFFGDLGIKILEGFGLTETSPVMAVTEYHRQVYGTVGRIIPGIEVGIQNVDTKHIYTVQTHDTFKEDFESEEGEIIVRGHCVMKGYLNKPEETANAIDQHGWFHTGDIGRFFKGNLQITDRLKNMLVNAYGKNIYPTPVENAYLKSAKIEGVFLIGDKREHITAIIIPAKETLQETFNLNEAYFEQPDLFIEDKEIKDWIGKDIRSLSNELAKFERIKNFKVKRKPFSMEEGEITPTMKPKRKVIEKKYAEAIEELYSEGVEGD; encoded by the coding sequence ATGAGCACCCTTAACGAGCGCCCTACCATACCCAGCCTTATCCGATATCTGGTAAAAAATATTCATCCGGATACACATCCGTTCTTGTCGCACAAAGTTGGCAATGAGTGGGTAGATATTACCTACGGGGAGGCGTTAGAGAAGATCGATGCTATATCGGCCTGGTTTTTAAGCATCGGTATAAAGAAGGGCGACAGACTGGCGCTCATTATGGAGAATGGCCCTGATTATATTTACTACGATCAGGCCCTGCAGCAAATAGGCGCGGTAAATACTTCTATCTATCCAACGCTGTCTGAAGCAGAAGTAGAATATATCCTCAATGACTCCGGTGCTAAAACCATATTGGTAGGCACGCCTTTTTTATTTAGGAAAGTAATAAATATTGCTGACAACTGCCCGGAGTTGATCCGCATTATAGCATGCGACCGGGCCGAAAACCGTAAAGATAAATTTACGCTTAAGGCGGGAGTTACCGGCTTGAACGCCGTAATTGAAGAAGGTCGCAAAATCATCAACGAATACCGCCCAACCATCAACAGCGCGCGCGAAGCCATTTTGCCATCAGATCTTTCCTGTTTAATTTATACATCAGGCACCACCGGCACGCCTAAAGGCGTAATGCTAACGCATTATAATTTGGTAGAGAATGTGCGTACAAGCTTAATTCAGATACCTGTGGTTGAGAAAACAGATCTGTTCTTGTCTTTCCTTCCTTTGTCGCATGTATTTGAGCGCACGGCGACTTATCACATTTGCCTTTACGCAGGTTGTAAAATAGCTTTTGCACAGAGCCTGGACCTGCTGGCCCGCAATATGGGCGAAGTTAAACCCACCATAATGAACTGTGTGCCCCGCCTGTTGGAGCGCATACACGACAAAGCCATGAAAAGCGGCACCGAAGCCGGCGGCATGAAGGCTAAGATATTTTTGTGGGCACTAAAAATCGGCCGCGAATACAGAGTGAGTAAAGAAGCCGGTAAATCGCCGGGCATGATATTGAGCGCGCAATATGCGCTGGCTGAAAAACTGGTGTTCAGTAAAATAAAAGAGAAAACCGGCGGTCGCTTAAAGTTCATGATATCTGGCGGAGGCGCATTGCCTAAAAATATCGGCGAGTTCTTTGGCGATCTGGGTATAAAAATACTGGAGGGTTTCGGGCTTACCGAAACATCGCCGGTTATGGCGGTTACCGAGTATCACCGCCAGGTTTATGGTACCGTTGGTCGCATTATTCCGGGTATTGAGGTGGGGATACAAAACGTAGATACCAAACACATTTATACCGTACAAACGCACGATACTTTTAAGGAAGATTTTGAGTCGGAAGAGGGCGAGATCATTGTTCGCGGGCATTGCGTTATGAAGGGTTACCTTAACAAGCCTGAAGAAACCGCAAACGCCATTGACCAGCACGGCTGGTTCCACACGGGAGATATTGGCCGCTTTTTTAAAGGCAACCTGCAAATAACCGATCGACTTAAAAATATGCTTGTTAATGCTTATGGCAAAAACATCTACCCTACTCCTGTAGAAAACGCCTACCTCAAAAGCGCTAAAATTGAAGGGGTATTTTTAATAGGCGATAAACGCGAGCATATAACAGCCATCATCATCCCGGCAAAAGAAACTTTGCAGGAAACCTTCAACCTGAACGAAGCTTATTTTGAGCAACCTGACCTGTTCATTGAAGACAAAGAGATAAAAGACTGGATAGGCAAAGACATCCGTAGTCTGTCAAATGAGTTGGCCAAATTTGAGCGTATCAAAAACTTCAAGGTTAAACGCAAGCCGTTCAGTATGGAGGAGGGCGAGATCACCCCGACTATGAAGCCTAAGCGCAAGGTTATTGAGAAGAAATATGCTGAGGCGATTGAGGAGTTGTATAGCGAGGGAGTGGAGGGAGATTAA
- a CDS encoding nuclear transport factor 2 family protein, translating into MEPTSDKTIITGFYREIVRERRSELIPQYVQENYVQHSPMGKDGRQGLVQMVEFLKKLPPVPENEPTPIVHLIGQDDLVAAHLDIHFMGKHIKVIELFRVEDGKAAEHWEVTEELTDATQPFIKLALNSRVSSPLDFLEGVYKQQDIVIHRIIKEGELMAIHAQAKDGANSIALFDIYQFKADKLIGHWHVKQPVPEMMPHSNGMF; encoded by the coding sequence ATGGAACCAACATCAGATAAAACAATTATAACCGGTTTTTACCGTGAAATAGTACGCGAGAGAAGAAGCGAACTCATACCTCAATACGTTCAGGAAAATTATGTTCAACACAGCCCTATGGGTAAAGACGGGAGGCAAGGGCTTGTTCAAATGGTAGAATTTCTAAAGAAATTACCTCCTGTTCCAGAAAACGAACCTACGCCAATAGTGCATCTCATCGGGCAGGATGATTTGGTGGCAGCCCATCTGGATATTCATTTTATGGGTAAGCACATAAAGGTAATTGAATTATTCAGGGTAGAAGATGGCAAAGCAGCGGAACACTGGGAGGTAACCGAGGAGCTAACAGATGCTACTCAGCCTTTCATTAAATTGGCTCTTAACAGCCGAGTAAGCAGCCCGTTAGATTTTCTGGAAGGTGTATATAAGCAACAGGATATTGTTATTCACCGAATTATAAAGGAGGGTGAACTCATGGCTATACATGCACAAGCAAAAGATGGTGCTAATTCAATTGCACTGTTTGATATTTATCAGTTTAAGGCTGATAAGTTGATTGGACATTGGCATGTTAAGCAGCCTGTTCCGGAGATGATGCCGCACAGTAACGGTATGTTCTAA
- the tpiA gene encoding triose-phosphate isomerase, with protein sequence MRKKIVAGNWKMNMDYNEGLALFSEVINMVKDEATGSQQVVVCSPFIHLHSLAQLGKGYANIAIGAQNAHQNESGAFTGEISAKMIKSVGAVYVILGHSERRQYFGETNELLAKKTDTALANDLKPIFCIGETLQEREANTHFDVIKTQLAEGLFHLDETAFGKVVIAYEPVWAIGTGVTATSAQAQEIHAFIRAEIAAKYSQELADATTILYGGSCNPKNAAELFAQTDIDGGLIGGASLKSRDFTDIVKAFN encoded by the coding sequence ATGAGAAAAAAAATAGTAGCCGGTAACTGGAAAATGAATATGGATTACAACGAAGGATTAGCGTTGTTCTCAGAAGTTATCAATATGGTAAAAGACGAGGCAACCGGCAGTCAGCAGGTTGTAGTTTGCAGTCCGTTTATTCATTTACACAGCCTGGCACAATTGGGTAAAGGTTATGCAAATATTGCCATTGGCGCACAAAACGCGCATCAAAATGAGTCGGGTGCCTTTACCGGCGAAATATCAGCTAAAATGATCAAATCAGTGGGAGCAGTTTATGTGATTTTAGGCCACTCAGAGCGTCGCCAGTATTTTGGTGAGACAAATGAGCTGTTAGCTAAAAAAACCGATACTGCATTGGCAAATGATCTAAAACCTATTTTCTGTATAGGCGAAACTTTACAGGAACGTGAAGCTAATACCCACTTTGATGTTATTAAGACCCAATTAGCTGAGGGCTTGTTTCACTTAGATGAAACAGCGTTTGGTAAGGTGGTTATCGCCTATGAGCCCGTTTGGGCCATTGGTACCGGCGTTACCGCTACTTCGGCACAGGCGCAGGAGATCCACGCTTTTATCCGTGCTGAAATTGCCGCTAAATACAGCCAGGAATTGGCTGATGCTACTACAATTTTATACGGCGGCAGCTGCAACCCAAAAAATGCTGCCGAACTTTTCGCGCAAACAGATATTGACGGTGGGCTGATTGGTGGCGCATCCCTAAAATCACGCGACTTTACAGATATCGTTAAGGCTTTTAACTAA
- the iscU gene encoding Fe-S cluster assembly scaffold IscU — MAYSDKVIDHYTNPRNVGTLDKASHKVGTGLVGAPECGDVMRLQIEVGEDNVITDAKFKTFGCGSAIASSSLATEWLKGKTIDDAMKIDNMDIVEELALPPVKIHCSVLAEDAIKAAINDYRVKNGMEALELEKSHH, encoded by the coding sequence ATGGCATATTCAGATAAAGTTATTGATCATTACACCAACCCACGTAACGTTGGTACTTTAGACAAAGCAAGTCATAAAGTAGGTACCGGTCTTGTTGGTGCACCTGAGTGCGGCGACGTAATGCGCCTGCAAATTGAAGTTGGCGAAGACAACGTTATAACCGACGCTAAGTTTAAAACATTTGGCTGCGGTTCGGCTATCGCGTCATCATCATTAGCTACTGAGTGGTTAAAAGGCAAAACCATTGACGATGCTATGAAAATTGACAACATGGACATTGTTGAAGAGTTGGCTCTTCCACCGGTAAAAATTCACTGCTCGGTATTAGCAGAAGATGCTATTAAAGCTGCCATTAACGATTACCGCGTTAAAAACGGTATGGAAGCTTTAGAGCTTGAAAAATCACACCACTAA
- a CDS encoding HesB/IscA family protein, with amino-acid sequence MVTITDKAKEKIDHLMQDSGLDASYFLRVSVQGGGCSGLSYNLDFDNEEKKGDQFFEDRGIRMALDMKSFLYLAGTELDFSDGLNGKGFAFNNPNASRTCGCGESFSV; translated from the coding sequence ATGGTAACTATAACTGATAAAGCAAAGGAAAAAATAGACCACCTGATGCAGGATTCGGGGCTTGATGCTTCGTATTTTCTGAGGGTGTCTGTTCAGGGTGGAGGATGCTCAGGGTTATCGTACAACCTTGATTTTGATAACGAAGAAAAAAAAGGCGACCAGTTTTTTGAAGATCGTGGCATCCGTATGGCTTTGGACATGAAATCATTCTTGTACCTGGCCGGAACTGAACTTGATTTTAGCGACGGACTGAACGGCAAAGGTTTTGCCTTTAATAACCCAAATGCCAGCCGTACATGCGGTTGCGGCGAAAGTTTCTCAGTATAA
- a CDS encoding helix-turn-helix domain-containing protein: MYAVDTEVVIPKYPLAANEATGNTMLSVNTANCSVNYNRADFLVPHRKDYYFLVFVKQGSSRHWIDMKPYTIKPDTLYFSTPQQINLKEEPKPFTGLSIAFTEEFLAMHENDMVRNLPIILNPHNGHQLDLNAGDLVFVEDILNKIYYEYHTKQNWQQSMLMGFMQILLIYLSRLYTAQFNNAAQGNERILLQKYLQKIESSFTQLHDVVSYADMLNISAGHLSEVVKQQSGEPAIVHIHKRLVLEAKRLLFHTDQSIKEIAFMLGFEDASYFNRFFKRLVNDTPVAYRTRIREMYH, encoded by the coding sequence ATGTATGCTGTTGATACCGAAGTTGTAATTCCTAAGTACCCGTTGGCTGCTAATGAGGCAACTGGTAATACCATGTTATCTGTTAACACAGCTAATTGCTCGGTAAACTATAACCGCGCCGACTTTTTAGTTCCTCACCGTAAAGATTATTATTTCCTGGTATTTGTAAAGCAGGGTAGCAGCAGGCATTGGATAGATATGAAGCCATATACCATTAAGCCTGATACGCTGTATTTTAGCACGCCACAACAAATAAATTTAAAAGAGGAACCTAAACCTTTTACCGGCTTGAGCATTGCTTTTACAGAAGAGTTTTTGGCGATGCATGAAAATGACATGGTTAGAAACCTTCCCATCATTTTAAATCCTCACAACGGGCATCAACTTGATCTGAACGCAGGTGATTTAGTTTTTGTAGAAGATATATTGAACAAGATATATTATGAGTACCATACAAAACAAAACTGGCAACAGAGCATGCTGATGGGGTTTATGCAAATTTTACTCATCTACCTAAGTCGGCTTTACACCGCGCAGTTTAATAACGCGGCACAAGGTAATGAACGCATCCTTCTGCAAAAGTATCTGCAAAAAATTGAGTCGTCTTTTACTCAACTGCATGATGTGGTGAGCTATGCAGATATGTTAAATATCTCTGCCGGGCATTTAAGCGAGGTGGTAAAACAGCAAAGCGGAGAGCCTGCAATTGTGCATATACACAAACGCCTTGTGTTGGAGGCTAAACGTTTACTTTTTCATACGGATCAATCCATTAAAGAAATAGCCTTTATGCTGGGGTTTGAAGATGCATCCTACTTTAACCGTTTTTTTAAAAGGCTGGTTAATGATACACCTGTAGCCTATCGTACCCGCATCCGCGAAATGTACCATTAA
- a CDS encoding SDR family oxidoreductase produces MKKALITGANKSIGFETARQLLQKEYYVYLGARDITKGNEAVAQLKSEGFDNVELLQIDVSDPSSVAEAGKKITELDVLINNAGILGGWEQSAQTASLDVIKEVFNTNFFGAINVAQTFLDALKKSDEPRIVNVTSGLGSLTLHSDPNWKYYQVKNAAYGPSKSALNAYTIVLAYELKDTNFKINAVDPGYTQTDFNHHNGPGKVEDAAAIVVKYATIGNDGPTGKFFSKDMDGDSEESPW; encoded by the coding sequence ATGAAAAAAGCATTAATTACAGGGGCCAATAAAAGCATTGGCTTTGAAACGGCAAGGCAGTTGCTGCAAAAAGAATACTATGTTTATCTGGGCGCCAGAGATATAACTAAGGGTAACGAGGCGGTGGCCCAGCTGAAAAGCGAAGGATTTGATAACGTTGAACTATTGCAGATAGATGTAAGCGACCCATCATCCGTTGCAGAGGCGGGTAAAAAAATAACAGAGCTTGACGTTTTGATCAACAATGCCGGCATATTAGGCGGCTGGGAGCAGTCTGCGCAAACCGCAAGTCTTGATGTTATAAAAGAGGTTTTCAATACTAACTTTTTCGGGGCCATCAACGTAGCGCAGACTTTTTTAGATGCACTGAAAAAATCGGATGAGCCGCGTATTGTTAACGTAACATCAGGCCTTGGTTCTTTAACACTGCACTCAGACCCCAACTGGAAGTATTACCAGGTAAAGAACGCCGCATATGGTCCGTCCAAATCAGCTTTAAATGCTTACACCATTGTATTAGCTTATGAGTTGAAGGACACTAATTTTAAAATAAACGCGGTTGATCCCGGTTATACGCAAACAGATTTTAATCATCATAATGGTCCCGGTAAAGTAGAAGATGCCGCTGCAATTGTAGTTAAGTATGCAACCATTGGTAATGACGGCCCTACCGGTAAATTTTTTAGTAAGGATATGGACGGAGACAGCGAAGAAAGCCCGTGGTAG
- a CDS encoding type B 50S ribosomal protein L31, translating to MKKDLHPSNYRLVVFKDMSNDYSFITKSCIDTRETIKWEDGNDYPLVKLEISHTSHPFYTGKMKLVDTAGRIDKFRSRYAKK from the coding sequence ATGAAAAAAGATCTTCACCCATCAAATTATAGATTAGTTGTTTTTAAAGATATGTCTAACGACTATTCTTTCATAACTAAATCATGCATCGATACACGCGAAACCATTAAATGGGAAGACGGTAACGATTACCCATTAGTGAAACTTGAGATTTCTCACACATCTCACCCGTTCTATACCGGTAAGATGAAATTGGTTGATACCGCAGGTCGTATTGATAAATTCCGTTCACGTTACGCTAAAAAATAA
- a CDS encoding IscS subfamily cysteine desulfurase — translation MELPIYLDNNATTPMDPRVLEAMLPYFTNKFGNAASRNHHFGWVAEEAVDYAREQVAKLIGASEKEIIFTSGATESDNLAIKGVFEMYKEKGNHIITTVTEHKAVLDACKHVEKLGGKVTYLPVKEDGLVDLEQLEAAITPETILVSVMYGNNEIGVIQPIKQISDIAHKHGALFMTDAVQAVGKISVDVNRDGIDLLALSAHKMYGPKGVGALYVRRKGPRVKVTAQMDGGGHERGMRSGTLNVPGIVGLGKACELCMQEMESEAARLSALRDKLQSALTELEESYVNGNIEHRLPHVANISFKYVEGEGLMMAMKDLAVSSGSACTSASLEPSYVLKSLGLSDDLAHSSIRFGLGRFTTEEEVDYAIEVTKKAVTHLRDLSPLWEMFKEGIDLDSIEWAEH, via the coding sequence ATGGAATTGCCAATATACCTTGATAATAACGCTACAACCCCAATGGACCCAAGGGTGCTTGAAGCTATGCTGCCTTACTTTACCAATAAATTTGGTAACGCAGCAAGCCGTAACCACCATTTTGGATGGGTTGCCGAGGAGGCTGTTGATTACGCCCGCGAGCAGGTAGCCAAATTAATAGGTGCAAGCGAGAAAGAGATCATTTTCACTTCGGGCGCTACCGAGTCAGACAACCTGGCTATTAAAGGCGTTTTCGAGATGTATAAAGAAAAAGGTAACCACATAATAACCACGGTTACCGAGCATAAAGCGGTTTTAGACGCTTGCAAACACGTTGAAAAATTAGGCGGCAAAGTTACTTATCTGCCAGTTAAAGAAGACGGTCTGGTTGACCTTGAGCAACTGGAAGCTGCTATCACTCCTGAAACCATTTTGGTATCAGTAATGTATGGCAACAACGAGATCGGTGTTATTCAGCCTATCAAACAAATATCAGACATCGCGCACAAACATGGCGCTTTGTTCATGACCGATGCTGTACAGGCTGTAGGTAAAATTTCAGTTGATGTAAACAGAGACGGCATTGACCTTTTGGCATTGTCTGCACATAAAATGTACGGCCCTAAAGGCGTTGGCGCGTTATACGTTCGCCGTAAAGGACCACGTGTTAAAGTTACCGCTCAAATGGACGGTGGCGGCCATGAACGTGGTATGCGTTCAGGTACGTTGAACGTTCCGGGCATTGTTGGTTTAGGTAAGGCTTGTGAGCTTTGCATGCAGGAAATGGAAAGCGAAGCGGCACGTTTATCAGCCTTGCGCGATAAACTGCAATCAGCTTTAACAGAATTAGAAGAAAGCTATGTTAACGGTAATATTGAACACCGTTTGCCACATGTGGCTAACATCAGCTTTAAATATGTTGAGGGAGAAGGTTTGATGATGGCAATGAAAGACCTGGCAGTATCATCTGGCTCGGCTTGTACATCAGCATCATTAGAGCCATCATACGTATTGAAAAGCTTAGGCTTGTCGGATGATCTGGCACACTCTTCTATACGCTTTGGTTTAGGCAGATTCACCACCGAAGAAGAAGTTGATTACGCTATTGAAGTAACCAAAAAAGCGGTTACCCACCTGCGCGATCTTTCACCACTTTGGGAAATGTTTAAAGAGGGAATTGACCTTGACTCAATTGAGTGGGCAGAACACTAA